The uncultured Methanomethylovorans sp. genome contains a region encoding:
- a CDS encoding NAD-dependent protein deacylase yields the protein MHQLFSLLRNSSHCVFLSGAGISTLSGIPDFRGTKGIYKQFDADKIFDIDYFREDPTYFYTHGREFIYNLEQKEPNIIHKVLAKLEEQGLVKSIITQNIDMLHQKAGSKRVIEIHGSPAQHTCLHCDRKFPYEFISPIVHGPQVVPRCDRCGGLVKPDIIFFGEMLDQNTLMQAFSESSKADLMIVIGSSLVVHPAASLPLNTAKHGGRLVIVNNMPTPLDEYAYLRYPDLEEVFRHLEKEIM from the coding sequence ATGCATCAACTCTTTTCTCTCCTACGCAATTCCAGTCACTGCGTATTCCTGAGTGGTGCTGGTATCTCTACACTATCGGGTATACCGGACTTTCGGGGGACTAAGGGCATATATAAGCAGTTCGATGCGGATAAGATATTTGATATTGATTACTTCCGCGAAGATCCCACGTATTTCTACACTCATGGAAGAGAGTTCATATATAATTTAGAGCAAAAGGAGCCGAATATTATCCATAAGGTGCTGGCAAAGCTGGAAGAGCAGGGGTTGGTAAAGTCCATCATCACCCAAAATATAGATATGCTGCACCAGAAGGCAGGTTCAAAGCGAGTCATAGAGATCCATGGCTCACCTGCGCAGCATACTTGTTTGCATTGTGACAGAAAATTTCCCTATGAGTTTATCTCCCCCATTGTACATGGGCCACAGGTTGTTCCAAGATGCGATAGATGCGGTGGCTTGGTAAAACCAGACATAATATTCTTTGGAGAAATGCTGGATCAGAATACACTTATGCAGGCTTTTTCGGAAAGCTCTAAAGCAGACCTTATGATAGTCATCGGCTCATCCTTGGTGGTGCATCCGGCAGCATCTTTGCCCTTAAACACTGCAAAACATGGTGGTCGCTTGGTCATAGTCAATAATATGCCCACGCCTCTTGATGAGTATGCTTACTTGCGATATCCAGACCTTGAAGAAGTGTTCCGGCATCTGGAAAAAGAAATTATGTGA
- a CDS encoding transposase — protein MKFRELSDEQWKFINPHLPPKTITQRKRADDRKVINGILFVLITGCRGDMPKCYSSDAKAWRRLKRWSEEGIWNEIMESLWDSAHNLNSFWKRVLSTAFH, from the coding sequence ATGAAATTTAGGGAGCTCTCTGATGAACAATGGAAGTTTATTAATCCACATTTACCACCAAAAACAATAACCCAAAGAAAGAGGGCTGATGACCGTAAGGTAATCAATGGCATTCTCTTTGTCCTGATAACTGGTTGTAGGGGTGATATGCCAAAATGTTATAGTTCAGATGCAAAAGCATGGAGAAGGCTAAAAAGGTGGTCTGAGGAAGGTATCTGGAATGAGATCATGGAATCCCTCTGGGATTCTGCTCACAATTTAAATAGCTTCTGGAAAAGAGTACTATCGACAGCATTTCATTGA
- a CDS encoding ABC transporter substrate-binding protein encodes MKVIDETMSIYQILIEYPFLLKIFKQHGMGKFENKEVLENLGPLLKLRTALSMVSVNKESFIELLNKAIQDNEIKGDFTLADSPDRQKELTLLALLPCGMKMPFNRAFDNFSAEYSRQTDNVLHSLVEGNVNHELSYYAYMDSVTSIDELPDIIISSDINSFYHKPFQENFLSKEYFINLNASPMNIDLEAIGFADPRDQFTMISANLLVLVTIDELMKDNAKPKSWEYILKDEFRNKVIMRGQGGFFCNGVLLPFYRMYGMEGIKKLASSVYAGLHPSEMVKMIDSKKDDVPPMYIIPYFFAKKIKDQSRITINIPSEGAIISPVQMLVKKTAAERVKGITDFLCGKEFGQISAKAFFPTTNPEVNNNLEGIKLYWMGWDFLMNDDIGALKKEIAGIFNKEFMFTGGVV; translated from the coding sequence ATGAAAGTAATTGATGAAACAATGAGCATATACCAGATCTTAATTGAATATCCTTTTTTACTAAAAATATTCAAACAGCATGGAATGGGAAAATTCGAGAACAAGGAAGTTCTTGAAAACCTTGGTCCTTTGCTTAAATTAAGAACAGCACTGTCAATGGTATCGGTGAATAAGGAGTCCTTTATAGAACTTTTGAATAAGGCCATTCAGGATAATGAAATAAAAGGAGATTTTACCCTTGCAGACTCACCAGATCGGCAAAAAGAGCTGACACTTCTTGCCCTTCTACCCTGTGGTATGAAAATGCCGTTTAACCGTGCATTCGATAATTTTTCAGCTGAATACAGCAGACAAACGGATAATGTGCTTCACAGCCTTGTAGAAGGCAATGTCAATCACGAGCTATCCTATTATGCCTATATGGATTCTGTCACATCCATTGACGAACTGCCGGACATAATCATCAGTTCTGACATAAATAGCTTCTACCATAAACCATTCCAGGAGAATTTCTTGAGCAAGGAATATTTTATAAATCTTAATGCATCCCCTATGAACATTGACCTGGAAGCCATCGGTTTTGCCGATCCCCGTGACCAGTTTACCATGATCTCTGCAAACCTTCTCGTGCTTGTCACAATAGATGAACTGATGAAGGACAATGCCAAACCAAAATCCTGGGAATACATATTAAAAGATGAGTTCCGCAACAAAGTAATTATGCGAGGACAGGGGGGCTTTTTCTGTAATGGGGTGCTGCTCCCGTTCTACCGGATGTACGGTATGGAAGGAATTAAAAAGCTTGCTTCATCAGTATATGCAGGACTCCACCCATCCGAGATGGTCAAAATGATAGATAGCAAAAAGGATGATGTACCACCCATGTATATTATACCTTATTTCTTTGCCAAGAAAATTAAGGATCAATCCCGAATAACGATTAATATACCTTCAGAAGGAGCTATTATCAGTCCTGTACAGATGCTGGTTAAAAAAACGGCAGCAGAGCGGGTTAAGGGGATAACGGATTTCCTTTGTGGAAAGGAGTTTGGACAAATTTCTGCCAAAGCCTTCTTCCCTACAACAAATCCCGAAGTTAATAATAATCTTGAAGGCATCAAGCTATATTGGATGGGGTGGGACTTCCTGATGAATGACGATATAGGAGCACTTAAAAAAGAGATTGCAGGAATCTTTAATAAAGAGTTCATGTTTACTGGAGGTGTTGTGTGA
- a CDS encoding GTP-binding protein has product MRLVTVAGPPSSGKTSIIIKTIEELRCKGFNIGVVKFDCLSAQDEELYCIHSIPIRTGLSGGLCPDHFFVSNIEEALKWAKEKNFDFLITESAGLCNRCSPHIKDVLAICVIDNLSGINTPKKIGPMLKLADIVVITKGDIVSQAEREVFAYRVRQVNPKGMIIPINGVTGQGSFYLAKLLENTSAIETLHGATLRFTMPGALCSYCLGERKIGDDRQIGVSKLVNFRGEE; this is encoded by the coding sequence GTGAGGCTTGTTACAGTAGCAGGCCCTCCATCATCTGGAAAAACCAGTATAATCATCAAGACCATCGAAGAGCTCAGATGCAAAGGTTTCAATATCGGTGTGGTAAAATTTGACTGTCTTTCAGCTCAGGATGAGGAACTCTATTGCATTCACAGCATTCCGATCAGGACCGGCCTTTCTGGGGGTTTGTGTCCCGACCATTTCTTTGTAAGCAATATTGAAGAAGCACTTAAATGGGCTAAAGAGAAGAATTTTGATTTTCTGATCACCGAGAGTGCTGGTCTTTGCAATCGTTGTTCTCCCCATATTAAAGATGTTCTGGCAATTTGTGTAATTGATAACCTCAGTGGTATCAATACACCTAAAAAAATCGGACCCATGTTAAAACTTGCAGACATCGTTGTTATCACTAAGGGGGATATTGTCTCTCAGGCAGAGCGTGAGGTATTCGCATACAGGGTCAGACAGGTTAACCCAAAAGGAATGATAATCCCGATAAATGGTGTTACAGGACAGGGTAGTTTCTATCTTGCAAAACTTCTGGAAAATACATCTGCAATCGAAACACTTCATGGGGCTACACTTCGGTTTACCATGCCAGGAGCTTTGTGTTCATATTGTCTTGGAGAACGAAAAATAGGGGATGACAGGCAAATTGGTGTTTCAAAACTGGTAAATTTCAGAGGAGAGGAATAA